From a single Streptomyces liliifuscus genomic region:
- a CDS encoding protease: MTKFFLVLHVLAAIVAVGPVTVAASMFPPGARRALADPGDQRAAETLRLLHRICRVYAGLGIAVPVFGFATAMSMGVLGDAWLIASMALTGVAAAVLLALVLPRQEELLEAVEAAAGADTTAEATGAGGAAGAGGTTETTTGTTTSIGVAANPRATVRLAMFTGIFNLLWATVTILMIVRPGSTTGA, from the coding sequence GTGACCAAGTTCTTCCTCGTTCTCCATGTCCTGGCCGCGATCGTCGCCGTCGGGCCCGTCACCGTGGCGGCCAGCATGTTCCCGCCCGGCGCGCGCCGTGCCCTCGCCGATCCGGGGGACCAGCGGGCGGCGGAGACGCTACGGCTGCTGCACCGGATCTGCCGGGTGTACGCGGGCCTCGGCATCGCCGTTCCCGTGTTCGGTTTCGCCACGGCCATGAGCATGGGCGTGCTCGGTGACGCCTGGCTGATCGCCTCGATGGCGCTGACCGGTGTCGCGGCAGCGGTCCTGCTGGCGCTGGTGCTGCCGCGTCAGGAGGAACTCCTCGAAGCGGTGGAGGCGGCGGCCGGGGCCGACACGACCGCCGAGGCCACCGGGGCCGGCGGTGCCGCTGGGGCCGGTGGCACCACGGAGACCACCACGGGCACCACCACGTCCATCGGCGTCGCCGCGAACCCCCGCGCCACAGTCCGGCTCGCCATGTTCACCGGCATCTTCAATCTGCTCTGGGCCACCGTCACGATCCTCATGATCGTCCGCCCTGGTTCCACGACGGGCGCCTGA